One genomic segment of Mycolicibacterium chubuense NBB4 includes these proteins:
- a CDS encoding cation:proton antiporter — translation MPAAVAVHFFLELAVILAACRVVGWLAQRLGQPQVVGEMIAGVLLGPSLLGRIAPDVQHALFPSGAANTVLYTLAQIGLVLYMFLIGLNFDVDLIKHRAGTAVAVSAAGIATPLALGAVVAVPLLDGGTFFEDSVTPVMAMMFLGASIATTAFPMLARIIYEKRLSGTPLGTLALACGATDDVLSWCILATVLAMHRGSPVTAVVAIGGGILYALVVLTVGRRSLQVLGPMSERRNTVSAPVLSTVLGLLMVCAWFTDTIGIYAIFGAFILGVAMPSGFFAEHVTGRLEPLVTTLLLPLFFVYSGLNTEIGLVDSPALWAVTLGILLVSIAGKGVACTVAARLRRVPVRESVALGSLMNARGLIELILLNIGLEAGIITPTLFTILVIVAIVTTLMTSPIFEFVYGRHRKPTPAPVHRPEDVTNR, via the coding sequence ATGCCCGCAGCCGTCGCCGTCCACTTCTTCCTGGAGCTGGCCGTGATCCTCGCTGCGTGCCGGGTCGTCGGTTGGCTGGCGCAGCGGCTCGGGCAACCGCAGGTGGTCGGGGAGATGATCGCCGGAGTACTGCTCGGTCCGTCCCTGCTGGGACGCATCGCGCCCGACGTGCAGCACGCCCTGTTCCCGTCGGGGGCGGCGAACACCGTGCTCTACACGCTGGCGCAGATCGGTCTGGTGCTCTACATGTTCCTCATCGGCCTCAATTTCGATGTCGATCTGATCAAGCACCGCGCCGGCACCGCGGTCGCGGTATCGGCGGCGGGGATCGCCACGCCGCTCGCCCTGGGTGCGGTCGTCGCCGTGCCGCTGCTCGACGGCGGGACCTTCTTCGAAGACAGTGTCACGCCGGTCATGGCGATGATGTTCCTCGGCGCGTCGATCGCGACCACCGCATTCCCGATGCTGGCCCGGATCATCTACGAGAAGCGGCTCTCCGGAACACCTCTGGGCACGCTCGCGCTGGCCTGCGGCGCAACCGACGACGTCCTGTCCTGGTGCATCCTGGCGACAGTCCTTGCCATGCACCGAGGCAGCCCGGTCACGGCCGTCGTGGCCATCGGCGGCGGAATTCTGTACGCGCTGGTGGTCCTGACGGTCGGACGGCGGTCGCTGCAGGTCCTCGGGCCGATGTCGGAGCGCCGCAACACCGTCAGCGCACCAGTGCTCAGCACGGTCCTCGGCCTGCTCATGGTCTGTGCCTGGTTCACCGACACCATCGGGATCTACGCCATTTTCGGTGCGTTCATCCTCGGTGTCGCCATGCCGTCCGGTTTCTTCGCCGAGCACGTCACCGGCCGCCTCGAGCCGCTCGTCACCACGCTCCTGTTGCCGCTGTTCTTCGTCTACTCGGGACTGAACACCGAGATCGGGCTGGTCGACAGTCCGGCACTATGGGCGGTGACGCTGGGCATACTCCTGGTTTCGATCGCCGGTAAGGGCGTCGCATGCACGGTGGCGGCCCGCCTGCGCAGGGTGCCCGTCCGAGAATCCGTCGCGCTGGGTTCGCTGATGAACGCTCGCGGCCTGATCGAACTCATCCTGCTCAACATCGGCCTCGAGGCGGGCATCATCACCCCGACGCTGTTCACCATCCTGGTGATCGTCGCCATCGTCACCACCCTCATGACGTCGCCGATCTTCGAGTTCGTCTACGGCAGACACCGAAAGCCGACGCCGGCGCCGGTGCACCGTCCCGAGGACGTCACCAATCGGTAA
- a CDS encoding NAD(P)H-dependent amine dehydrogenase family protein: MRRVVQFATGNVGRHSLRAIIGRPDLELVGVHAAGPDKIGRDAAELCGLAQPTGVIATDDIDALIALKPECVVYTALGETRPAAAVEEMSRFLCAGINVVGTSMVWLVTPRYADDWLRVPLEQACAAGSASLYVNGIDPGYSGDTAVHAALSLVSRAESVTVQEIFDYGSYDDYEYTGTAMGFGSTAADDLPMAFQPGVITSLFGGLVRSVAGHLDTELDEIRERYQPWYAEKRIECTMTTVEPGQLAAVRFAVEGVRAGVPVITVEHVNRLTTAAAPEWEFPPDGRSGVHKVVVEGEPRVELSTQLSHPVLDVTDAGCLSTAARAVNAIDWVCRAPAGLVSIEDIPPVAMIRGLMW, from the coding sequence GTGCGCAGAGTTGTGCAATTCGCGACCGGCAACGTCGGCCGGCATTCGCTGCGGGCGATCATCGGCCGCCCGGACCTGGAGTTGGTGGGGGTGCACGCCGCGGGCCCCGACAAGATCGGCCGTGACGCCGCGGAACTGTGCGGGCTGGCTCAGCCGACCGGTGTCATTGCGACCGACGACATCGACGCGCTGATCGCCCTGAAGCCCGAGTGTGTCGTGTACACCGCCCTCGGGGAGACCCGGCCTGCGGCGGCAGTCGAGGAGATGTCCCGGTTCCTCTGCGCGGGAATCAATGTCGTCGGAACATCGATGGTGTGGCTGGTGACACCGCGCTACGCCGATGACTGGTTACGGGTGCCGCTGGAGCAGGCGTGCGCGGCCGGCTCCGCGTCGCTCTACGTCAACGGTATCGACCCGGGCTACTCAGGGGACACCGCCGTGCACGCCGCACTGAGTCTGGTGAGCAGGGCCGAATCGGTCACCGTCCAAGAGATCTTCGACTACGGCAGCTACGACGATTACGAATACACCGGGACCGCAATGGGTTTCGGCAGCACTGCGGCTGACGACCTGCCGATGGCCTTCCAGCCCGGGGTGATCACGTCGCTCTTCGGCGGTTTGGTGCGCAGTGTGGCCGGCCACCTCGACACGGAGCTCGACGAGATCCGGGAGCGATACCAGCCCTGGTATGCCGAGAAGCGGATCGAGTGCACGATGACGACGGTCGAACCCGGGCAGCTCGCTGCGGTGCGGTTCGCCGTCGAAGGTGTGCGAGCCGGCGTTCCCGTCATCACCGTCGAACACGTCAACCGGCTCACCACCGCGGCAGCGCCGGAGTGGGAGTTTCCCCCCGACGGGCGAAGCGGCGTGCACAAGGTGGTGGTGGAAGGCGAGCCGCGCGTCGAGCTGAGCACCCAGCTGTCGCATCCGGTGCTGGATGTGACCGACGCGGGGTGTCTGTCGACGGCGGCGAGGGCGGTCAACGCGATCGACTGGGTGTGCCGGGCGCCGGCGGGTCTCGTCTCGATCGAGGACATCCCGCCGGTGGCGATGATCCGCGGACTCATGTGGTGA
- a CDS encoding TetR/AcrR family transcriptional regulator, which produces MTPHVRPSSRALRRMQTRERILGAAIAEFRIAGMAGADVNAIVTAAGVAHGTFFFHFPSKEHVLLELESREEARMAAEFTRFLDVRHDLTTVLTEVVGLVTRLEERFGPVLFKEILALHFSPTRPNRDEWTDHPLIVLLVREIERARGDGAGDHPEVDAFYSAAFFLLGIYGVLTTTTNSKTRDTMLAQHVASVRRGLTMKEN; this is translated from the coding sequence ATGACGCCGCATGTGCGACCGTCCTCGCGCGCCCTGCGCCGGATGCAGACGCGCGAACGCATCCTCGGAGCGGCGATCGCCGAGTTCCGGATCGCCGGTATGGCCGGCGCCGACGTCAACGCGATCGTGACCGCGGCAGGCGTCGCCCACGGCACGTTCTTCTTCCACTTCCCGAGCAAGGAACACGTGCTCCTCGAGTTGGAGAGCCGCGAAGAAGCGCGGATGGCGGCGGAATTCACCCGGTTCCTCGACGTGCGGCACGACCTGACGACGGTACTGACCGAGGTGGTCGGGCTGGTGACGCGCCTCGAGGAGCGGTTCGGCCCGGTGCTGTTCAAAGAGATTCTGGCCCTGCACTTCTCGCCGACCCGGCCGAACAGGGACGAATGGACCGATCACCCGCTGATCGTGCTGCTTGTCCGCGAGATCGAACGCGCCCGCGGCGACGGTGCCGGCGACCATCCGGAAGTCGACGCCTTCTACAGTGCTGCGTTCTTCCTGCTCGGGATCTACGGGGTGCTGACCACCACGACCAACAGCAAGACCCGCGACACGATGCTCGCCCAGCACGTGGCGAGCGTCCGTCGTGGCCTGACGATGAAGGAGAACTGA
- a CDS encoding nitric oxide reductase activation protein NorD has product MSDLPEAHALAIERSCALTAVALSGRRRTGVRLVTGARRCFGLSSRLDVVHVPYPAQPAWSPRTLTCGVALQCSPSKERLTGYRLNELSTRELCALTLIESGVALGWIADTWPGLLRELHRSLPALRAAAADMEAEEMLDRAVALARTSQPLPLDPLLGALPRAYTEAQSAADKLRRTFGRMPWTSTQKRLPRPYSVPVGGDGGVRNPNLPPPSRPHDNDLDITPEHRPGIPYPEWNCWTQRFMADHVAVLERAHAGRDAGPGAVAVDVRQWFERNTHRTMTNRLEDGSDLDVEQYVRHFIDLTTGEGHEPRIFRELLPASRDVTTALLLDGSSSLGVHGGRIFRLELACADALSRAMASARERHGIFVFTGNTRHRVEVTCLKDFPDRRFVPPGNSGLSTGGYTRLGAPLRHLTSRLLDQPSERRLLIVIGDGLISDEGYEGRYAWADAAHAVEEADDAGVCVYYVGVGPARVDPLPEVFGPRRSQRIRRVEELPRVLAHVHRELVAA; this is encoded by the coding sequence ATGTCCGACCTCCCGGAAGCACACGCTCTGGCGATCGAGCGCAGCTGCGCGCTGACCGCCGTGGCCCTCAGCGGCCGGCGTCGGACCGGCGTGCGCCTGGTGACCGGCGCGCGCCGCTGCTTCGGGCTCAGCTCACGACTGGACGTGGTGCACGTCCCGTACCCGGCGCAGCCCGCCTGGTCTCCGCGAACTCTCACCTGTGGTGTGGCTCTGCAGTGTTCCCCGTCGAAGGAACGGCTCACCGGATACCGCCTCAACGAGCTCTCGACGCGCGAACTGTGCGCCCTCACCCTTATCGAGTCCGGTGTCGCGCTCGGCTGGATCGCCGACACCTGGCCCGGACTTCTGCGTGAGCTGCACCGATCACTGCCGGCACTACGTGCTGCAGCCGCGGACATGGAAGCCGAGGAGATGCTCGACCGGGCGGTCGCCCTCGCGCGCACATCCCAGCCGCTCCCACTCGACCCGTTGCTCGGCGCGCTGCCGCGGGCCTACACCGAAGCGCAGAGCGCAGCGGACAAGCTGCGCCGCACCTTCGGACGGATGCCGTGGACGAGCACCCAGAAGCGTTTGCCCCGACCGTATTCCGTGCCCGTCGGCGGCGACGGCGGGGTGCGCAACCCCAACCTGCCGCCGCCGAGCCGGCCCCACGACAACGACCTGGACATCACCCCCGAGCATCGTCCCGGTATCCCGTATCCGGAATGGAACTGCTGGACACAGCGCTTCATGGCCGACCACGTCGCCGTCCTCGAGCGCGCACACGCCGGCCGCGACGCCGGTCCCGGCGCGGTTGCCGTCGACGTTCGACAATGGTTCGAGCGCAACACTCATCGGACGATGACGAACCGGCTGGAAGACGGCTCGGACCTCGACGTCGAACAGTACGTGCGCCACTTCATCGACCTCACGACAGGCGAAGGCCACGAGCCGCGCATCTTCCGCGAACTCCTGCCCGCCAGTCGCGACGTCACGACCGCGCTGCTGCTCGACGGCAGCTCGTCGCTCGGTGTGCACGGTGGACGGATCTTCCGGCTCGAACTGGCTTGCGCCGACGCCCTGTCGCGCGCCATGGCCTCGGCCCGCGAGCGGCACGGCATCTTCGTGTTCACCGGCAACACCCGCCACCGCGTCGAGGTGACGTGTCTGAAGGACTTTCCGGACCGCCGGTTCGTACCGCCCGGGAATTCGGGACTGTCCACCGGCGGCTACACCAGGCTGGGCGCCCCATTGCGGCACCTGACCAGCCGCCTGCTCGACCAGCCGTCGGAGCGCCGGTTGCTCATCGTGATCGGCGACGGCCTGATCTCCGACGAGGGATACGAGGGTCGCTACGCCTGGGCCGACGCCGCGCACGCGGTCGAAGAAGCCGACGACGCCGGCGTCTGCGTGTATTACGTGGGCGTCGGACCCGCCCGGGTCGATCCACTGCCGGAGGTGTTCGGGCCGAGGCGATCTCAACGCATCCGGCGCGTCGAAGAACTACCCCGCGTCCTCGCCCACGTCCACCGGGAGTTGGTAGCCGCATGA
- a CDS encoding CbbQ/NirQ/NorQ/GpvN family protein: protein MTGSFQPTDTYLANGNEVQLFEQAYRRQLPVMLTGPTGCGKTRLVEHMGLLLERPVVTISCHDDLTSSDLVGRFIVTGGDVVWTDGPLTRAVKAGALCYLDEVVEARHDSLAVLHSLTDHRRALYLDRAGEVVHAPDTFMLVCSYNPAYRSSLKELKPSFRQRFVTLAMHYLPPDREAEVILAEADVALPTAQRLVRCATAIRSADEAFHFEPPSTRVLVTAAQLIAAGAGEFEAAQACVLAPLSSDGALTHGLREVAAATFTDADSPT from the coding sequence ATGACCGGATCTTTTCAGCCGACCGATACCTATCTCGCCAACGGCAACGAAGTCCAGCTCTTCGAGCAGGCCTACCGCCGACAGCTGCCCGTGATGCTGACCGGACCCACCGGATGCGGCAAGACGCGCCTGGTCGAGCACATGGGGCTGCTATTGGAGCGGCCCGTCGTGACCATCAGCTGCCACGACGACCTGACGTCGTCGGACCTCGTCGGCCGCTTCATCGTGACCGGCGGCGACGTGGTCTGGACGGACGGGCCGCTCACCCGGGCCGTCAAGGCCGGAGCGCTCTGCTATCTCGACGAGGTCGTGGAGGCCCGGCACGACTCCCTGGCCGTCCTGCACTCGTTGACCGACCACCGCCGCGCCCTCTACCTCGACCGCGCCGGCGAGGTCGTCCATGCGCCCGACACGTTCATGCTCGTCTGCTCGTACAACCCCGCCTATCGCAGCTCCCTGAAAGAACTCAAGCCGTCGTTCCGCCAACGGTTCGTCACCCTCGCCATGCACTACCTGCCGCCCGACCGGGAGGCCGAGGTGATCCTGGCGGAGGCCGACGTCGCGTTGCCGACGGCTCAGCGGCTGGTGCGGTGCGCCACCGCGATCCGCAGCGCCGACGAGGCGTTCCACTTCGAACCGCCGTCGACCCGGGTACTGGTCACCGCTGCACAGCTGATCGCCGCAGGCGCAGGCGAATTCGAAGCCGCCCAGGCCTGCGTTCTCGCGCCGCTGTCCAGCGACGGCGCCCTCACCCACGGACTCCGCGAGGTGGCCGCCGCCACCTTCACCGACGCTGACAGCCCGACCTAG
- a CDS encoding cytochrome P450, whose translation MTVPESVETHARNWDLRHEDFNDPDLLYDVYAEMRQSCPIAHTDRPFLADTPDGAWVATRYADCYRIAQDWQHFSNNPIPDTVEHVAGDLVVMMDPPRQQKLRKVLNPYFSPARMKALRPQIAAETDLLIDEFIESGSGDLAQVAWRQPGIVLFRYVLGMPTDDVSVCFDLTDTALNGATEQARMTAWGELYAHLHDTVAARAGRAPRDDMIDVLLNARIDGEKLPFTDVVSNAMLLVQAGLETTASAMSFAFHHLATHPADRDRLTAEPELLPRAVEELIRYAGSIHGLHRTVIEDVELSGHTFRPGETVVVNFASANRDENVFPDADRCILDRRENRHLGFGAGVHRCLGSNLARLEFQVAVERVLTRIPDYTLAPGRPATFHGNSITRGYRAIPVVFTPGPTSGA comes from the coding sequence GTGACCGTGCCGGAATCCGTCGAAACGCATGCGCGGAACTGGGATCTGCGCCACGAGGACTTCAACGACCCGGACCTTCTCTACGACGTCTACGCCGAGATGCGGCAATCCTGTCCGATCGCGCACACCGACCGGCCGTTCCTCGCCGACACACCCGACGGCGCATGGGTGGCAACGCGTTACGCCGACTGCTACCGCATCGCCCAGGACTGGCAGCACTTCTCCAACAACCCGATACCGGACACCGTCGAGCACGTCGCCGGCGATCTCGTCGTCATGATGGACCCGCCGCGTCAGCAGAAGCTCCGCAAGGTGCTCAACCCGTACTTCTCGCCGGCGCGGATGAAGGCGCTGCGACCGCAGATCGCGGCCGAAACCGACCTTTTGATCGACGAGTTCATCGAAAGCGGTTCCGGTGATCTCGCGCAGGTGGCGTGGCGGCAGCCCGGCATCGTCCTGTTCCGATACGTGCTCGGCATGCCGACCGATGACGTGTCCGTGTGCTTCGACCTGACCGACACCGCGCTCAACGGTGCCACGGAACAGGCGCGCATGACGGCGTGGGGTGAGCTCTACGCGCACCTCCACGACACCGTGGCCGCCCGCGCCGGCCGGGCTCCGCGCGACGACATGATCGACGTGCTGCTCAACGCGCGCATCGACGGGGAGAAGTTGCCGTTCACCGACGTGGTGTCCAATGCGATGCTGCTCGTCCAGGCCGGACTCGAAACCACGGCCAGTGCAATGTCTTTCGCGTTCCACCACCTGGCGACCCACCCGGCGGACCGAGACCGGCTCACCGCCGAGCCCGAACTGCTGCCCCGCGCCGTGGAGGAGTTGATCCGCTACGCAGGCTCGATACACGGTCTGCACAGGACGGTGATCGAGGACGTCGAACTGAGCGGTCACACCTTCCGCCCCGGTGAGACCGTCGTGGTGAACTTCGCCTCCGCCAACCGCGACGAGAACGTGTTCCCCGACGCCGACCGCTGCATCCTCGACCGCCGCGAGAACCGCCATCTCGGATTCGGTGCAGGCGTACACAGATGCCTCGGCTCCAACCTCGCGCGGCTGGAGTTCCAGGTCGCGGTGGAGCGGGTCCTCACCCGCATCCCGGACTACACGCTCGCCCCCGGCCGGCCGGCGACGTTCCACGGCAACTCCATCACCAGGGGATACCGGGCGATCCCGGTCGTGTTCACGCCCGGCCCGACGAGCGGTGCATGA
- a CDS encoding SDR family oxidoreductase produces MRVVIAGGHGKIALITERLLAERGDSVAGFVRNPDHARDLQAAGAEALVVDLEKATVDEVASHLQGADAVLFAAGAGPGSGAARKETVDRDGAILLADAAEAAGVGRYVMISSMGADADVSDTSDDAADEVFVAYLRAKGAADDDIRSRAGLSATIVRPGRLTDDPPTGRVTIAAGTGRGSIPRADVAAVVLAVLDAPQTAGQTFELIGGDTEITDAVASLP; encoded by the coding sequence ATGCGCGTCGTCATCGCGGGCGGACACGGCAAGATCGCACTGATCACCGAGCGGCTGCTGGCCGAACGGGGCGACTCGGTCGCGGGGTTCGTCCGCAACCCCGACCACGCCCGCGATCTGCAGGCCGCAGGCGCCGAGGCGCTGGTGGTCGACCTGGAGAAGGCCACCGTCGACGAGGTGGCGTCCCACCTGCAGGGCGCAGATGCCGTGCTGTTCGCCGCCGGCGCGGGCCCGGGTAGCGGGGCGGCGCGCAAGGAGACCGTCGATCGCGACGGCGCGATCCTGCTGGCCGACGCCGCGGAAGCCGCCGGCGTAGGGCGGTACGTGATGATCTCGTCGATGGGCGCCGACGCGGATGTCTCGGACACCTCCGACGACGCGGCCGACGAGGTGTTCGTCGCCTATCTGCGCGCGAAGGGCGCCGCCGACGACGACATCCGCTCGCGAGCAGGGCTTTCGGCCACCATCGTGCGGCCGGGCCGGCTCACCGACGACCCCCCGACCGGCCGGGTGACGATCGCGGCCGGCACGGGCCGCGGCAGCATTCCGCGCGCGGACGTCGCCGCGGTCGTCCTCGCGGTGCTCGACGCTCCGCAGACCGCGGGGCAGACCTTCGAACTCATCGGCGGCGACACGGAGATCACCGACGCAGTGGCCTCGCTGCCCTGA
- a CDS encoding type II toxin-antitoxin system Rv0910 family toxin yields MAKLSVSVDVPLPPERAWESASDLSRYKEWLSIHRVWRSKLPDTIEKGTTLDSIVEVKGMPNRVSWTVVHYKPPEAMTLNGDGKGGVKVKLIGKVKPSELGSTVTFDVHLGGPALFGPIGMVVAGALKGDIQESLNRFKAVFAPS; encoded by the coding sequence ATGGCCAAGTTGTCGGTGTCGGTCGACGTGCCGTTGCCCCCGGAAAGGGCATGGGAGAGCGCGTCTGACCTGTCTCGGTACAAGGAATGGCTGTCGATTCACCGCGTGTGGCGGTCCAAACTGCCCGACACCATCGAGAAGGGCACGACCCTGGACTCGATCGTCGAGGTCAAGGGCATGCCCAACCGGGTGAGCTGGACGGTGGTGCACTACAAGCCGCCGGAGGCGATGACGCTCAACGGTGACGGCAAGGGCGGCGTGAAGGTCAAGCTGATCGGCAAGGTCAAGCCCTCAGAACTCGGCTCGACGGTGACCTTCGATGTGCACCTGGGCGGCCCCGCGTTGTTCGGGCCGATCGGGATGGTCGTGGCCGGCGCGCTGAAGGGCGACATCCAGGAGTCGCTGAACCGCTTCAAGGCGGTGTTCGCGCCTTCGTGA
- a CDS encoding antitoxin, protein MGFLDKAKDLLSKNADKVDTVIDKAGDVVDKKTQGKYASTVDKVQDAAKKAVADNANAANPPAQPPVPPQQQPPAAPPTS, encoded by the coding sequence ATGGGATTTTTGGACAAGGCCAAAGATTTGCTCTCCAAGAACGCCGACAAAGTGGACACGGTGATCGACAAGGCGGGCGACGTCGTCGACAAGAAGACCCAGGGCAAGTACGCATCGACGGTCGACAAGGTGCAGGACGCCGCGAAGAAGGCCGTCGCCGACAATGCGAACGCCGCCAACCCGCCCGCACAGCCGCCGGTGCCGCCGCAGCAACAGCCCCCGGCTGCTCCGCCCACGTCGTAA
- a CDS encoding cation-translocating P-type ATPase: MTTSTTQGLSDADVAQRVAEGKTNDVPTRAARSVPEIVRSNVFTRINAILGVLFVIVLATGSVINGAFGLLIIANSAIGIIQELRAKQTLDKLAIVGQAKPLVRRQSGTSALAPSEVVLDDVIELGPGDQIVVDGVVLEEVSLEVDESLLTGEADPIAKDAGDQVMSGSFVVAGSGAYRAAKVGREAYAAKLAEEASKFTLVKSELRNGINKILQFITYLLVPAGALIIYTQLFTTGADWRESVLRMVGALVPMVPEGLVLMTSIAFAVGVIRLGRRQCLVNELPAIEGLARVDVVCADKTGTLTENGMRVAELKPLTAADVGNVLAQLAADDPHPNASMAAIAEAYKMPPGWQASATAPFKSATKWSGTSYGDHGNWVIGAPDVLLDAESPAAEEAERIGAQGLRVLLLGSSDLPVDHPDAPGTVTPVALVVLEQRVRPDARDTLDYFAAQKVAVKVISGDNAVSVGAVAGSLGLDGETMDARHLPDRTDALADTLEHCTTFGRVRPDQKRAMVHALQSRGHTVAMTGDGVNDVLALKDADIGVAMGSGSSASRAVAQIVLLDNRFATLPYVVGEGRRVIGNIERVSNLFLTKTVYSVLLAVLVGVAGLSAKIFDTDPLPFPFQPIHVTIAAWFTIGIPAFILSLAPNKERAHSGFVRRVMTSALPSGLAVGLATFASYLLAYPGRGAGAAEQTQASTAALITLLISAIWVLAVVARPYQWWRVALVAVSALAYVVIFSLPPLRKLFLLDPSNLELSSMALGLGLLGAGVVEVIWWAQGAVLGERRRLWRERER; encoded by the coding sequence ATGACGACGTCGACCACGCAGGGACTCTCCGACGCCGACGTCGCCCAGCGCGTCGCCGAGGGCAAGACCAACGACGTCCCGACCCGCGCCGCCCGCAGCGTGCCGGAGATCGTGCGCAGCAACGTGTTCACGCGCATCAACGCCATCCTCGGGGTGCTGTTCGTCATCGTGCTCGCGACCGGGTCGGTGATCAACGGCGCCTTCGGCTTGCTCATCATCGCCAACAGCGCCATCGGCATCATCCAGGAGTTGCGCGCCAAACAGACGCTGGACAAGCTGGCCATCGTCGGACAGGCGAAACCCTTGGTGCGCAGGCAGTCCGGAACCAGCGCGCTGGCCCCCAGCGAGGTCGTTCTCGACGACGTGATCGAACTCGGTCCGGGAGATCAGATCGTCGTCGACGGCGTGGTCCTCGAGGAGGTGAGCCTCGAGGTCGACGAGTCACTGTTGACCGGCGAGGCGGATCCGATCGCGAAAGACGCCGGCGACCAGGTGATGTCGGGCAGCTTCGTCGTCGCCGGCAGCGGCGCCTACCGCGCCGCCAAGGTCGGCCGCGAGGCCTACGCCGCCAAACTCGCCGAGGAAGCCAGCAAGTTCACGCTGGTGAAATCCGAACTGCGCAACGGCATCAACAAGATCCTGCAGTTCATCACCTACCTGCTCGTGCCTGCCGGCGCGCTGATCATCTACACGCAGCTGTTCACCACCGGCGCCGACTGGCGCGAGTCCGTGCTGCGCATGGTCGGGGCACTGGTGCCGATGGTGCCCGAGGGTCTGGTGCTGATGACCTCCATCGCGTTCGCGGTCGGGGTGATCCGTCTCGGCCGGCGGCAGTGCCTGGTCAACGAGCTGCCCGCGATCGAGGGGCTGGCCCGGGTCGACGTGGTGTGCGCCGACAAGACCGGAACGCTCACCGAGAACGGTATGCGCGTCGCGGAACTCAAGCCGCTCACCGCCGCCGACGTCGGAAACGTGTTGGCGCAGTTGGCCGCCGACGACCCGCATCCCAATGCCAGCATGGCGGCCATCGCGGAGGCGTACAAGATGCCCCCGGGGTGGCAGGCCAGCGCCACCGCGCCGTTCAAGTCGGCCACCAAATGGAGCGGCACCTCGTACGGCGACCACGGCAACTGGGTGATCGGAGCGCCCGACGTGCTGCTCGACGCGGAGTCGCCTGCCGCCGAGGAAGCCGAGCGAATCGGTGCGCAGGGCCTCCGCGTGCTGCTGCTCGGGTCCTCCGATCTGCCGGTCGACCACCCCGATGCACCCGGCACCGTCACGCCGGTCGCGCTGGTGGTACTCGAGCAGCGGGTGCGGCCCGACGCCCGCGACACCCTGGACTACTTCGCCGCGCAGAAGGTCGCCGTCAAGGTGATCTCGGGCGACAACGCGGTGTCGGTCGGGGCGGTCGCGGGGTCGCTGGGTCTCGACGGCGAGACGATGGACGCACGTCACCTGCCCGATCGAACCGACGCTCTCGCCGACACGCTGGAGCATTGCACGACCTTCGGACGGGTCCGCCCCGACCAGAAGCGCGCGATGGTCCACGCGCTGCAGTCGCGCGGGCACACCGTCGCGATGACCGGTGACGGTGTCAACGACGTACTGGCGCTCAAGGACGCCGACATCGGGGTCGCCATGGGCTCGGGAAGCTCGGCCTCCCGCGCCGTGGCACAGATCGTGCTGCTCGACAACAGGTTCGCGACCCTTCCCTACGTGGTGGGGGAGGGACGGCGGGTGATCGGCAACATCGAACGCGTCTCCAACCTGTTCCTGACCAAGACGGTCTACTCGGTGCTGCTCGCCGTGCTGGTCGGAGTGGCCGGCCTGTCGGCCAAGATCTTCGACACCGATCCGTTGCCCTTCCCGTTCCAGCCCATCCACGTCACGATCGCAGCCTGGTTCACCATCGGCATACCGGCGTTCATCCTGTCGCTGGCACCCAACAAGGAACGCGCCCATTCCGGCTTCGTCCGCCGGGTGATGACGTCGGCGCTGCCGTCGGGGCTTGCCGTCGGGCTCGCGACCTTCGCCTCCTACCTGCTGGCCTACCCGGGGCGCGGGGCCGGTGCGGCCGAACAGACCCAGGCGTCCACCGCGGCGCTGATCACGCTGCTGATCTCGGCGATCTGGGTACTCGCCGTGGTGGCGCGTCCGTACCAGTGGTGGCGCGTCGCTCTGGTCGCGGTGTCTGCGCTGGCCTACGTGGTGATCTTCAGCCTCCCCCCGCTGCGGAAACTGTTCCTGCTGGACCCGTCCAATCTCGAACTGAGTTCGATGGCGCTCGGCCTCGGGCTGCTCGGGGCCGGCGTCGTCGAGGTGATCTGGTGGGCACAGGGCGCTGTGCTGGGAGAACGTCGACGACTGTGGCGGGAGCGCGAGCGGTAG